The genomic window TCCGGATCATGCGCGAGCCCGCGGTCGGTGCGGCCGGCGCGGCTGCGATCGTCCTGGTCACCCTGCTCCGGTTCGCGTTGCTGGCCGGAGCCCCTGCGGCAGGCCTCGCTTTGGTGGCGGCCCCGGTGGCGGGCCGCACGGCGATGATCCTGCTGCTCACGCTGCTCCCGCCGCGGGACCACGGTTCGCTGGCTGCCGCCTTCGCGCGTCCAGGCCCCCTCGCGACGTTGACCACCGTGGCGGTGGCGCTTGCCGCCGTCACCCTCGCTGGAGGACTGCAGGGCGCCGTCGCCCTCGCCGGTTCCTTGGTCGCCGTGACCGTCTACGGCCTGTGGTGGCGAAAGCGCTTCGGTGGCCTCACCGGTGACGGCGTCGGCGCCGGCGGACTGCTGGCCGAGACCGCAGCTCTTCTCGCCATAGTCGCTTGACGTCCGGCTTGCTGCTTCTCGCCCGGCCCGTCAGGGCACCCACCAGCGCGCCCCGCCGGTCAGCATGCGGCCACCTGCGTAGGCGAACATGCAGGGGGTCGGGTCGTCGGAGTGCGCATGTCCGGTAGGTTGCTTGGCGGGCGACGACCCCAAAAGTTGAAGCCGCGCCGGTCACCCGGATTGGCGGGTGGCGCGGCGCGGCTGGCTGGGGGGAGCTGGGGCGTTGTCTAGAAGCCGAACAGGCTCTTGATGGTGTTCAGCAGGGACGTGACGGACTCGGTGATCGTGGTGAGCACTCCGCGAGCCTCGTCGCCCTGCTCGGGCAGGTCGACGTCGTCGAGGCCATCGACCTCCAGGTCGTCGCCGTCGACGGCGTTCTCGGTGGCGTCGTTCTCCTGCTCGCCGCGTGCGCG from Egibacteraceae bacterium includes these protein-coding regions:
- a CDS encoding adenosylcobinamide-GDP ribazoletransferase translates to MRTALRFLTILPAPGEHRAPGHATVISFPLVGALTGLAWLGAFSLGMLLDMPLVAAAFVLVVDAVLTGVLHLDACGDVADGVASRRPPDDAIRIMREPAVGAAGAAAIVLVTLLRFALLAGAPAAGLALVAAPVAGRTAMILLLTLLPPRDHGSLAAAFARPGPLATLTTVAVALAAVTLAGGLQGAVALAGSLVAVTVYGLWWRKRFGGLTGDGVGAGGLLAETAALLAIVA